A window of the Hordeum vulgare subsp. vulgare chromosome 5H, MorexV3_pseudomolecules_assembly, whole genome shotgun sequence genome harbors these coding sequences:
- the LOC123452913 gene encoding aldehyde dehydrogenase family 3 member H1-like isoform X1 has protein sequence MVESKAAAVQELRARFAAGRTRPAEWRAAQLRGVLRMATEMEAEICDALHADLGKPKTEAHVHEISLVKSSCLFALKNLKKWMKPQKVPAKLMNFPSTARITPEPLGVVLVISAWNYPILLSLDPIIGAIAAGNTVALKPSEVAPATSSLLAELLPRFVDGTCIKVIEGGVEETTALLNHKWDKIFYTGNSRVGRIVMALAAKHLTPVALELGGKCPVVVDSNVDLHIAAKRIAAGKWGCNNGQACIAPDFIITTQTLAPKLVESLKKVLDKFYGKDPLLSADLSRVVNVDHFNRLKGLMDEEMVSDKIVFGGQRDEQQLKIAPTIFLDVPLDSAIMKEEIFGPLLPIITVRANSLSDSENFTSFFTHKKPLLPIITVDKIHESFGLINSMAKPLAAYLFTRNNELQDQFEGAISAGGMLFNDTSIHLTNPYLPFGGVGESGTGAYHGKFSFDAFSHRKAVMNRGFIGEARARYPPYSATKLEILKGVLEGKLGDMIQAILGFPRGK, from the exons ATGGTGGAGTCCAAGGCGGCGGCTGTGCAGGAGCTCCGGGCGAGGTTCGCGGCGGGGCGGACGAGGCCGGCGGAGTGGCGGGCGGCGCAGCTGCGAGGGGTTCTGCGGATGGCGACGGAGATGGAGGCGGAGATATGCGATGCCCTCCACGCCGACCTCGGCAAGCCCAAGACCGAAGCACACGTCCACGAA ATATCTCTGGTCAAGTCGTCATGCTTGTTTGCCTTGAAGAATCTGAAGAAATGGATGAAACCCCAGAAG GTTCCTGCAAAGCTCATGAATTTTCCCTCGACGGCGAGGATTACGCCGGAGCCCCTCGGGGTGGTGCTCGTCATCTCTGCCTGGAACTACCCTATCT TGCTGTCCCTGGACCCGATCATCGGTGCGATCGCCGCCGGCAACACCGTTGCCCTGAAGCCGTCTGAGGTTGCACCAGCCACGTCGTCGCTGCTGGCCGAGCTGCTGCCACGGTTCGTCGACGGCACCTGCATCAAGGTCATCGAGGGCGGCGTCGAGGAGACCACCGCGCTCCTAAACCACAAGTGGGACAAAATCTTCTACACGG GCAATAGTAGAGTCGGACGCATCGTGATGGCCTTGGCGGCGAAGCATCTGACGCCGGTCGCCTTGGAGCTGGGCGGCAAATGCCCGGTGGTTGTGGATTCAAACGTCGATCTCCAC ATTGCTGCTAAGAGGATCGCTGCTGGCAAGTGGGGTTGCAACAATGGCCAGGCCTGCATTGCTCCTGATTTCATCATAACCACGCAGACTTTGGCCCCAAAGCTG GTTGAGTCTTTGAAGAAAGTTTTGGACAAGTTCTACGGAAAGGATCCACTTCTATCGGCAGACTTGTCCCGCGTCGTGAATGTCGACCATTTCAACAGGCTCAAGGGCTTGATGGACGAAGAGATGGTCTCCGACAAGATCGTGTTTGGCGGTCAGAGGGATGAACAGCAGCT GAAGATTGCCCCTACAATATTCCTAGATGTCCCTCTCGATTCTGCCATCATGAAGGAGGAAATATTCGGGCCCTTGCTTCCGATCATCACGGTCAGAGCCAACTCTCTCTCAGATTCGGAGAATTTTACTTCATTTTTTACCCATAAAAAGCCCTTGCTTCCGATCATCACG GTTGACAAGATCCATGAAAGCTTTGGTCTCATCAACTCAATGGCTAAGCCACTTGCAGCTTACCTCTTTACCAGGAACAATGAGCTCCAGGACCAGTTCGAGGGGGCCATTTCTGCAGGAGGAATGCTCTTCAACGACACCAGCATACAT CTCACAAACCCATACCTGCCATTTGGAGGAGTTGGAGAGAGCGGCACAGGCGCCTACCATGGGAAGTTCAGCTTTGATGCTTTCAGCCACAGGAAGGCAGTCATGAACCGAGGCTTCATCGGGGAGGCCAGGGCTAGGTACCCGCCCTACTCGGCAACAAAGCTCGAGATCCTCAAAGGCGTGCTTGAAGGCAAGCTGGGAGATATGATTCAGGCTATCCTGGGGTTTCCAAGAGGGAAATGA
- the LOC123452913 gene encoding aldehyde dehydrogenase family 3 member H1-like isoform X2: MVESKAAAVQELRARFAAGRTRPAEWRAAQLRGVLRMATEMEAEICDALHADLGKPKTEAHVHEISLVKSSCLFALKNLKKWMKPQKVPAKLMNFPSTARITPEPLGVVLVISAWNYPILLSLDPIIGAIAAGNTVALKPSEVAPATSSLLAELLPRFVDGTCIKVIEGGVEETTALLNHKWDKIFYTGNSRVGRIVMALAAKHLTPVALELGGKCPVVVDSNVDLHIAAKRIAAGKWGCNNGQACIAPDFIITTQTLAPKLVESLKKVLDKFYGKDPLLSADLSRVVNVDHFNRLKGLMDEEMVSDKIVFGGQRDEQQLKIAPTIFLDVPLDSAIMKEEIFGPLLPIITVDKIHESFGLINSMAKPLAAYLFTRNNELQDQFEGAISAGGMLFNDTSIHLTNPYLPFGGVGESGTGAYHGKFSFDAFSHRKAVMNRGFIGEARARYPPYSATKLEILKGVLEGKLGDMIQAILGFPRGK, from the exons ATGGTGGAGTCCAAGGCGGCGGCTGTGCAGGAGCTCCGGGCGAGGTTCGCGGCGGGGCGGACGAGGCCGGCGGAGTGGCGGGCGGCGCAGCTGCGAGGGGTTCTGCGGATGGCGACGGAGATGGAGGCGGAGATATGCGATGCCCTCCACGCCGACCTCGGCAAGCCCAAGACCGAAGCACACGTCCACGAA ATATCTCTGGTCAAGTCGTCATGCTTGTTTGCCTTGAAGAATCTGAAGAAATGGATGAAACCCCAGAAG GTTCCTGCAAAGCTCATGAATTTTCCCTCGACGGCGAGGATTACGCCGGAGCCCCTCGGGGTGGTGCTCGTCATCTCTGCCTGGAACTACCCTATCT TGCTGTCCCTGGACCCGATCATCGGTGCGATCGCCGCCGGCAACACCGTTGCCCTGAAGCCGTCTGAGGTTGCACCAGCCACGTCGTCGCTGCTGGCCGAGCTGCTGCCACGGTTCGTCGACGGCACCTGCATCAAGGTCATCGAGGGCGGCGTCGAGGAGACCACCGCGCTCCTAAACCACAAGTGGGACAAAATCTTCTACACGG GCAATAGTAGAGTCGGACGCATCGTGATGGCCTTGGCGGCGAAGCATCTGACGCCGGTCGCCTTGGAGCTGGGCGGCAAATGCCCGGTGGTTGTGGATTCAAACGTCGATCTCCAC ATTGCTGCTAAGAGGATCGCTGCTGGCAAGTGGGGTTGCAACAATGGCCAGGCCTGCATTGCTCCTGATTTCATCATAACCACGCAGACTTTGGCCCCAAAGCTG GTTGAGTCTTTGAAGAAAGTTTTGGACAAGTTCTACGGAAAGGATCCACTTCTATCGGCAGACTTGTCCCGCGTCGTGAATGTCGACCATTTCAACAGGCTCAAGGGCTTGATGGACGAAGAGATGGTCTCCGACAAGATCGTGTTTGGCGGTCAGAGGGATGAACAGCAGCT GAAGATTGCCCCTACAATATTCCTAGATGTCCCTCTCGATTCTGCCATCATGAAGGAGGAAATATTCGGGCCCTTGCTTCCGATCATCACG GTTGACAAGATCCATGAAAGCTTTGGTCTCATCAACTCAATGGCTAAGCCACTTGCAGCTTACCTCTTTACCAGGAACAATGAGCTCCAGGACCAGTTCGAGGGGGCCATTTCTGCAGGAGGAATGCTCTTCAACGACACCAGCATACAT CTCACAAACCCATACCTGCCATTTGGAGGAGTTGGAGAGAGCGGCACAGGCGCCTACCATGGGAAGTTCAGCTTTGATGCTTTCAGCCACAGGAAGGCAGTCATGAACCGAGGCTTCATCGGGGAGGCCAGGGCTAGGTACCCGCCCTACTCGGCAACAAAGCTCGAGATCCTCAAAGGCGTGCTTGAAGGCAAGCTGGGAGATATGATTCAGGCTATCCTGGGGTTTCCAAGAGGGAAATGA
- the LOC123452914 gene encoding probable L-ascorbate peroxidase 6, chloroplastic/mitochondrial, whose protein sequence is MAVHHLLRRGISSGSPLHPLRGLLVSQEFGRRQASSAAAGDAVAELRGAREDVKQLLKEKSCHPILVRLGWHDAGTYDKNISEWPKCGGANGSLRFEIELKHAANAGLVNALKLIQAIKDKYAGVTYADLFQLASATAVEEAGGPKIPMIYGRVDVSAPEQCPPEGRLPAAGPPSPAEHLREVFYRMGLNDKEIVALSGAHTLGRSRPERSGWGKPETKYTKNGPGAPGGQSWTSQWLKFDNSYFKDVKERRDEDLLVLPTDAVLFEDPSFKIYAEKYAGDQDTFFEDYAEAHAKLSNLGSKFDPPKGVSLDICC, encoded by the exons ATGGccgtccaccacctcctccgccgcgGGATCTCTAGTGGGTCTCCCCTCCACCCTCTGCGCGGTCTCCTCGTATCGCAG GAGTTCGGGCGGCGTCAGGCTAGCTCGGCGGCAGCGGGGGACGCGGTGGCTGAGCTGAGGGGGGCGCGAGAGGACGTCAAGCAGCTGCTGAAGGAGAAGTCTTGCCATCCCATCCTG GTTCGCTTGGGTTGGCATGACGCTGGTACTTATGACAAGAACATTAGCGAGTGGCCCAAGTGTGGTGGAGCTAATGGTAGCTTGAGGTTTGAAATTGAGTTAAAGCATGCGGCTAATGCTG GTCTTGTGAATGCTTTGAAGCTTATTCAAGCCATCAAGGACAAATATGCAGGTGTTACATATGCGGATCTGTTTCAGCTTGCCAGTGCTACAGCCGTTGAG GAAGCTGGTGGCCCCAAAATCCCCATGATCTATGGAAGGGTTGATGTTTCTGCCCCTGAACAATGCCCACCAGAGGGGAGACTCCCTG CTGCTGGTCCTCCTTCACCTGCTGAACATTTGCGAGAAGTATTCTACAGAATGGGCCTGAATGACAAG GAAATTGTTGCATTGTCAGGAGCACACACACTTGGACGATCAAGACCAGAGCGCAGCGGCTGGGGTAAACCTGAAACGAAATACACT AAAAATGGACCTGGTGCACCTGGGGGGCAATCTTGGACATCACAGTGGCTCAAGTTTGATAACAGCTATTTCAAG GATGTCAAAGAACGACGAGACGAGGACCTTCTAGTTCTGCCTACTGATGCTGTGCTCTTTGAGGATCCATCATTCAAG ATTTATGCCGAAAAGTATGCTGGGGATCAGGATACATTTTTTGAAGACTATGCTGAAGCTCATGCTAAATTGAGCAATCTTGGGTCTAAGTTTGACCCTCCTAAG GGTGTATCACTAGATATTTGCTGCTGA
- the LOC123396552 gene encoding protein LIFEGUARD 2-like, with translation MSASAAWRGGFRDDSFFRVFGENELPQIDVSHPCSRVAHSTPGHRLDVGCRALARTPAPHQSPPLLALFFVSIQMLLTIAVASVVIFVRPVALFFVSSPAGFGLYIFLIILPFEVLCPLYYYYYQRHPVNLLLLALFTVAISFAVGLTCAFTKGEVILESAILTTVVVVSLTAYTFSAASRGHDFNFLGPFLFAAVMILMVFALIHAFFPLGRISLMVYGGLAALVFCGYIIYDTDNLIKRYSYDEYIWAAVALYLDVINLFLSLLTLFRASDS, from the exons ATGTCGGCTTCGGCGGCGTGGAGAGGAGGGTTTAGGGATGATTCCTTCTTCCGCGTGTTTGGGGAAAATGAACTACCACAAATAGA CGTCTCCCACCCGTGCTCACGCGTCGCCCACTCGACCCCCGGCCACCGCCTCGACGTCGGCTGCCGGGCCCTCGCTCGGACGCCTGCCCCGCACCAGTCGCCGCCGCTCCTCGCGCTCTTCTTCGTCTCCATCCAGATGCTGCTCACCATCGCCGTCGCCTCCGTCGTCATCTTCGTGCGCCCCGTCGCGCTCTTCTTCGTCTCCTCCCCCGCCGGCTTCGGGCTctacatcttcctcatcatcctcccgttC GAAGTGTTGTGTCCtctgtactactactactaccagcgGCACCCGGTGAACCTGCTGCTGCTGGCGCTCTTCACGGTGGCCATCAGCTTCGCGGTGGGGCTCACATGCGCCTTCACGAAGGGGGAGGTGATCCTGGAGTCGGCCATCCTGACGACTGTGGTGGTGGTGAGCCTGACGGCGTACACCTTCTCGGCGGCGAGCCGTGGGCACGACTTCAACTTCCTGGGCCCGTTCCTGTTCGCGGCGGTGATGATCCTCATGGTGTTCGCGCTCATCCACGCATTCTTCCCGCTGGGCCGCATCTCGCTCATGGTGTACGGCGGGCTGGCGGCGCTCGTCTTCTGCGGCTACATCATCTACGAcaccgacaacctcatcaagcgcTACTCCTACGACGAGTACATCTGGGCCGCCGTCGCGCTCTACCTCGACGTCATCAACCTCTTCCTCTCCCTGCTCACCCTCTTTAGGGCATCCGATTCCTGA